One genomic segment of Strix aluco isolate bStrAlu1 chromosome 14, bStrAlu1.hap1, whole genome shotgun sequence includes these proteins:
- the CETP gene encoding cholesteryl ester transfer protein: MLWAGRMRLGTFGILLMLVHTAAAACEFGPFPYRVTGIVCRMTKPAALLLNQETAQVIQTAFRNAKFPNITGERSMRLLGKVAYELTNIQVNGLSIEQSEVELKENDAIHIAIKNVTAFFKGTLTYGYAGAWFLQLFHSVDFEIESSIDLQINIKLMCQKDQVAADASDCYLTFHKLKLHLQGDKEPGWLKQLFTDFISFTLKLVLKSEVCNEINFLAQVLANYVHDLAANFVQDKDISVDIALASAPLIKANYLESHHKGLVLYKNYSDVFSDSVFSPSLLTESRMLYFWLSEHNLNSLALAAFLDKRLVLTFRGEKLQALFETEDTEAQRKAVQMIFQGTSYNDSVAKVWSLAHPQISLQPEGTVVKSLVAAEVSVFPAGEEPLMVLYMEKEITVTIQAAYAEKKLILHASDSSIEFKVFKCTADPSGNDLSIRNFLQTMISVAGIPEVISRIEIALTSLMNSKGLHLFEIRNPEIITRKGYVIVQLDFSFPNHLLLDFLEKRL; encoded by the exons ATGCTCTGGGCTGGCAGGATGAGGCTGGGGACCTTCGGCATCTTGCTAATGCTTGtccacacagcagcagcagcctgtgagTTTGGGCCCTTCCCTTACCGTGTCACGGGGATCGTCTGCAGGATGACCAAGCCCGCGGCATTGCTGT TGAACCAGGAAACGGCGCAAGTCATTCAAACAGCGTTCAGAAATGCCAAATTCCCAAATATCACCGGGGAAAGGTCCATGCGGCTCCTTGGCAAGGTGGCCTATGAGCTCACCAA CATCCAGGTCAATGGCTTGTCCATAGAGCAGAGCGAAGTGGAGCTCAAGGAGAACGATGCCATTCACATTGCCATTAAAAACGTGACAGCCTTCTTCAAAGGGACTCTGACCTATGGCTACGCTGGGGCCTGGTT TTTGCAGCTTTTTCATTCAGTTGATTTTGAAATCGAGTCTTCCATTGACCTCCAGATAAACATTAAACTGA TGTGCCAGAAGGACCAAGTGGCTGCTGATGCCTCAGACTGCTACCTGACTTTCCACAAACTCAAGCTTCACCTCCAAGGAGACAAGGA ACCGGGCTGGCTGAAGCAGCTCTTCACAGACTTCATCTCCTTCACTTTGAAGCTTGTTCTCAAGAGTGAG GTGTGCAATGAAATCAATTTTCTTGCCCAGGTGCTGGCAAATTATGTACATGATTTAGCAG caaATTTTGTCCAGGATAAGGATATCAGCGTTGATATCGCCCTTGCATCAGCTcctttaataaaagcaaattacCTAGAATCACATCACAAG GGCCTTGTCCTGTACAAGAACTACTCCGATGTCTTCAGTGACTCTGTTTTCTCCCCATCGCTGCTGACTGAGTCCCGAATGCTCTACTTCTGGCTGTCTGAACACAACCTCAACTCCTTGGCTTTGGCAGCGTTCTTAGATAAGCGCCTGGTGTTGACCTTCAGAGGGGAGAAGTTGCAG GCGCTGTTTGAAACGGAAGACACAGAAGCGCAGCGGAAGGCGGTGCAGATG ATTTTTCAAGGCACCTCCTATAATGACTCTGTGGCCAAGGTGTGGAGTCTCGCCCACCCCCAAATCTCTCTTCAGCCTGAAGGGACAGTCGTGAAGTCCTTGGTAGCAGCGGAGGTCAGCGTCTTTCCTGCGGGAGAAGAGCCCCTGATGGTTCTGTACATGGAGAAG GAAATCACTGTCACTATCCAAGCTGCCTATGCGGAAAAGAAGCTCATTTTGCATGCTTCAGATTCCAG catAGAGTTTAAAGTCTTTAAATGCACAGCTGATCCAAGTGGG AATGACCTGTCCATAAGAAACTTCCTGCAGACAATGATCTCGGTTGCTGGAATTCCAGAAGTGATTTCAA GGATTGAAATAGCTTTGACTTCACTGATGAACAGCAAAGGGCTTCATCTGTTTGAGATCAGAAATCCTGAGATCATCACAAGAAAG GGATACGTAATTGTACAACTTGACTTTAGCTTCCCGAATCATTTGCTTCTTGATTTTCTTGAGAAAAGATTATAG